The genomic stretch AGCCGACTCTCCGAAGATTGGGAGAGATTACTGCGCTCTGCTTGGGAAGAACTCAAAGTAAGATCGAGACGATTTCGTTCCGAATCGTTGCAATCCGTTCAGATCAAATTCTATCCTTATAGAAATGGCAATAATTCGATCCTTTATAAAAAGGGAATATTATTCGCGAAATTTCATTCTTCTCTATTAGACGCCGACTCAAGGATCCCGGAATCCTTGGCGTATTTACTTCTTTCTAGACTATTTGGACTTAAACCGGAGCCAAGGCATAAGGAAGACGTAATGGACTTTCTGAACTCACTTCCGGAACGAAAGAATACTAAGCAGATTTCCAGATTAAGTTCGAAAGGAAAATTTTACGATCTATCCGACATTATGAATCGGATTATCCAAGAATACTTTCCTAAGATCGATCCGAAATTGATCTCTATTTTTTGGTCGGATCGTATAGGAACAAGACGCTTAGGAAGTTACGAAAAGCAAACCATGTCGATCCGAATTAGTCCCGTTCTGGATCACCCAAAGGTCCCTTCATTAGTCATTGAACACGTTGTGCACCATGAGATACTACATCATATTCTCCCTGTCCGTCGGATCAACGGTAAGAATTCAATCCATAGCCCTCAATTCAAAGTATTGGAAAAAAGATACGTTAGATACCGAGAGGCGATAAATTGGTTGAAAAAGGAATATCCAAACTTTCTAATTAGTCTTAGAAAAGAAAATCGTTCCAGAAATACTTCCAGCATTTAAGAATATTCCTATGCACCCGACTCATTTCGAAACAGTATATATTCGTAAAAATATAATAGAGGAGGAACTTTCCAAACTTCTAAAAGAGTTCTCCGGTTTTGAATACAAGTCTTTGTCGGAATATGACCGAGGGGTTTACGACGGTTATACGCAAGCAGTTACTGAGATCTTAAGAAAGCTTCAGTCTAAACGCTAGTCGGTTCCGGATTTGCCTTAGAGAATTAGAATCAGTTTCCTAAAGTTAATTTCAGACACTCTTCTCTCTTCCTCTATTTTTTGCTTTCATTCCTTGATTTTTATTATCTACTCCACTCTAGTTCATTTTTAAAAATATGATTTTCTTTTCACTGGAATGGACTATCAAATTCGAATGGAGATCGATGTGAAAACAAAAGTCAGGATCTTTGCCCTGATCCTCATTTCTTCCCTTCTTACTTTTACCGGTTCTCAATTGAGCGCTTCTCCCTATGACTCGAATGACTTCTCTCAGTTTACCGGCGGCAATCCTCTAATACCCGATTATCGAAATTACTCTCCTGGATTTTACAGCCAAGATTCGGTACCAATCGGGATCAAGTCGACAGAAGACAGACAGAAAGAAAAAGAAAGTCTAGAAACGAGACGCTCTCTCCTAAATTGGCACCAAGGACTCGGTCTTTTGACCTGGGGATTTTGGCTAGCCACAAATCTTGCAGGAGAACGTTCTCTTTCTCATTTGCATAAGGAATACCAACCGTTTGCGGATTATCTCTTAATACAGGATCCGCATAATACCCACAATAGTTATACTGCATATACATTGCTTATGAATGCTTCTCCTTGGGATGGGGATCCAGGCGGGAGCACTCATAAATCATTGGCAGGGACTACGTTTACTCTCTATGCTTTGACAGCAGGGCTCGCCTTCTTCTCCCCTTCTAAAAAATTAGAGAGAGAGCCTGGCTTAAGCACAATCTTCACTCACAAAGCGTTGATCTGGGTACATTTGCCTGCAATGTTAGCTTTACCTTTTATCGGAGAACAAATTCCTAAACACGGACCATCAGCAGCTCATACGATGGAAGCGGTCGGATGGACCGGATTTGC from Leptospira semungkisensis encodes the following:
- a CDS encoding SprT-like domain-containing protein, coding for MPEKGFGNFSVLKSQESRLSEDWERLLRSAWEELKVRSRRFRSESLQSVQIKFYPYRNGNNSILYKKGILFAKFHSSLLDADSRIPESLAYLLLSRLFGLKPEPRHKEDVMDFLNSLPERKNTKQISRLSSKGKFYDLSDIMNRIIQEYFPKIDPKLISIFWSDRIGTRRLGSYEKQTMSIRISPVLDHPKVPSLVIEHVVHHEILHHILPVRRINGKNSIHSPQFKVLEKRYVRYREAINWLKKEYPNFLISLRKENRSRNTSSI